GCGTCGGTATCGGCATTTTCGTTGCCTATCGACCAGATCACCACCGAGGCCCGGTTGCGGTCGCGCCTGATCAGTTCGGCCAGTTGGTTTTCGGCATCGGCTCGCGTTGCAGGATTGGGGAAGTCGATGGCCCAATAGACCGGAATTTCTGCCCAGATCAGGATGCCACGTTCGTCAGCCAGTTGTGCTGCGCGTTCGTGATGCGGATAATGCGCCAGACGCATGAAGTTGCAGTTGAGATCACGCGCATGGTCGAACCGGCGGATCAGATCCTCTTCCGTCGTGACCTTGCCCAGATCGCGATCATCCTCATGCACCGCGATACCGCGCAGCCAGATCGGGCTGCCGTTCAGCAGAATTTCGGTCCCGCGCCGCTGGATCTGGCGAAAGCCGACACGGTCGCGCACCTGATCGGCACCGGCCGTCAGGGTCACATCGTAAAGATGGGGGTCTTCAGGTGACCACAGGCGCGGAGATGCCGCAATCTCGATCTCTCCGACGCCATCGGTCAGGGGGATTTCGACCTCGGCCAGACCTTCAATCTGCAACCGGGCGCTGTCCGCGCCCTCGATCTCGACCCGCGCGGTGATCCGATCATAGGAATCGGGCGCAAGAGACAGTACAAGATCCCGGATCACCGTCCGCGGTGTGCGATACAGCGACACTTCGCGGTAGACACCGCCATAGTTGAACCAGTCGGTGTTCTGCATGGGCACGCGATCGGCCTGCCGGCGATTGTCCACGAACAGCATCAGCCAGTTGCGACCCGGCCGGACATGATCGGTCAGTTCCACGAAGAAAGGCGTCGATGCGCCAAGATGATTGCCAAGATAGGTTCCGTTCAGGAACACCTTGCAGTCATAGCTTGCCGCCCCGACACGCAGGAACAGGCGTCCGTCAGGATCAGGTTCCAGATCCAGCGGGCGCGTGTACCATGACCCACCTTCAAAGAAATACCACTTGTCCTGCAGCATCTGCCAGTTCGAGGGCACCGGCACGACCTCTCCCATGAAGGGATCGTAATCCCATGGCTCACTACGCTCGGACGGGGGCTGTGGCTGCATCGCGAACCATTTCTGACGCAGTCCCGTATCCAGCAGATCGACGCAGAAATTCCACTCTCCGTCCAGCGATTGCGCCACGCGACCGCCGGTGAAGATCATCCCGCGATGGGTCAGGTTGCGCGCATCATAGGCGCGCGCGTAGCCCTCGTCGTGAAGGGCCGCCAAGGCATTTTCAGCAAGCTCGGAACGTTCCAGCATGACGGCCCCTTCCGTTTATTGCGCCGCAGCGCGGATTTGATCGATCAATTCGGCCAGCTCGGGATTGCCTTCGGTGGCCTCGTCGTACATCGGCTGAACGGCCTCGATGAAGGGCGTCTTGTCCACCTGATGGATCTCGACACCCATCTCGCTTTGCGCTTCGGCAATCGCTGCGTCCGAGGCTTTCTTCCATTCGGCACTGTGGAAGGTCATCGAGTTGCGGGCCGCGGTCGAAAGCGCGGTCTTTTCCTCTTCGGTCAGGCCATCCCAGGCGCAGTTCGAAATGAACACGACCGAGGGAATCATCGTGTGCTCGTCCAGCGAGAAATGCTTGGATACTTCGCCATGACGCGCGGTGGTCAATGCGGTGGGATTGTTTTCGGCGCCATCCACGACGCCCTGTTGCAGCGCGGAATACAGCTCTCCCCAGCCGATCGGGGTGGGATTGGCACCCAGCAGTTCGACCATCCGCACTGCCGAGGGGCTGGGCTGGACGCGGATTTTCATGCCTTGCAGGTCTGCGGGGCTGAGAATCGGCTTGTTGGTATAAAAAGATCTTGCGCCTTCAGTATAATAGGCCAGACCACGAATGCCGGATTCAGCAGCCTTGTCCAGGATGGACTGGCCAATCTCGCCGGTGATGATCTTGTTGAAATGCTTCTCGCTCTGGAACATGTAGGGCAGGTTGAAGGCGGCATAGACCGGGGCAAAGGCCTCCAGCTCCGACGTATTCGATTTCGCCATGTCCAACGAGCAGTTCTGGACCTGTTCGGTCGATTCGCGCTGCGAACCCAGCTGACCGTTGGGGTAGATGCGGATCTTCAGCGCGCCATCCGTTGCCGCTTCGACCTCATCGGCCATTTTCTGCATCGAGATATGGACCGGGTGATCCTTGGGATTGTTGTGGTTGAGACGCAGTGTTTTCGCGTCAGCCGATGCGGCCATTGCCAGCATGGACAGCGCGGTGGTGGCGGCCAGCGTTTTTGCCGTGGTCATGAAGTTCCTCCCAGAAGATTCGCGACGAGAACCCGTCGGTCTGATGTAAAGCCGGTTGCAGAATAAATTCCGGGGTAATTTGGGCCACCAATTTTCCTCGGTGTCAACCAATTTTGCAAAATTGGTTGACCACTTCTT
The sequence above is drawn from the Paracoccus seriniphilus genome and encodes:
- a CDS encoding glycoside hydrolase family 2 protein codes for the protein MLERSELAENALAALHDEGYARAYDARNLTHRGMIFTGGRVAQSLDGEWNFCVDLLDTGLRQKWFAMQPQPPSERSEPWDYDPFMGEVVPVPSNWQMLQDKWYFFEGGSWYTRPLDLEPDPDGRLFLRVGAASYDCKVFLNGTYLGNHLGASTPFFVELTDHVRPGRNWLMLFVDNRRQADRVPMQNTDWFNYGGVYREVSLYRTPRTVIRDLVLSLAPDSYDRITARVEIEGADSARLQIEGLAEVEIPLTDGVGEIEIAASPRLWSPEDPHLYDVTLTAGADQVRDRVGFRQIQRRGTEILLNGSPIWLRGIAVHEDDRDLGKVTTEEDLIRRFDHARDLNCNFMRLAHYPHHERAAQLADERGILIWAEIPVYWAIDFPNPATRADAENQLAELIRRDRNRASVVIWSIGNENADTDARLDFMSGLAAHARAMDPTRLIAAACLVNHQTLRIEDRLTEHLDIIGINEYYGWYDEDFDDLGRIGKNSSPDRPVVISETGADADISPEGPAEGLFSEAYQAEIYRKQTATLAGLDYVKGMSPWILYDFRTERRQGIYQRGWNRKGLIAADKTTRKAAFDILAAFYAERAKEAKETGS
- a CDS encoding TRAP transporter substrate-binding protein, producing MTTAKTLAATTALSMLAMAASADAKTLRLNHNNPKDHPVHISMQKMADEVEAATDGALKIRIYPNGQLGSQRESTEQVQNCSLDMAKSNTSELEAFAPVYAAFNLPYMFQSEKHFNKIITGEIGQSILDKAAESGIRGLAYYTEGARSFYTNKPILSPADLQGMKIRVQPSPSAVRMVELLGANPTPIGWGELYSALQQGVVDGAENNPTALTTARHGEVSKHFSLDEHTMIPSVVFISNCAWDGLTEEEKTALSTAARNSMTFHSAEWKKASDAAIAEAQSEMGVEIHQVDKTPFIEAVQPMYDEATEGNPELAELIDQIRAAAQ